A window of the Dyadobacter pollutisoli genome harbors these coding sequences:
- a CDS encoding ABC transporter permease: MKKILQDRVNSLALTIALICVLASIAFPANFPTFENLSQLLLNLSIDTIVAVGMMLLLISGMFDLSVGSIVAFSGGLAAHLMFHYNVPVPVALVAGLGSALLIGWVNGYLIAYMGINPMIQTLAMMGIVRGGALLVAGAGIQNLPYWFNAIGQSKLLGIQMPVWYMLLTVVVFTVLVNKTVFFRRYYYIGGNEKAADLSGIRVKRMKMYAFVLSALLAGIAGILLSSRLGAAMSTLGRGLELRVITAVILGGASLTGGVGKIPGALLGALFTGVIANIMVIARISGLWQEIIMGVILILAVLLDLYVQKRSRA, from the coding sequence ATGAAGAAAATATTACAGGACCGTGTGAATTCCCTCGCCCTCACCATCGCATTGATCTGCGTTTTGGCGAGCATTGCGTTTCCGGCCAATTTTCCCACTTTTGAAAACCTGAGCCAGCTTTTACTGAACCTTTCCATTGATACCATTGTGGCGGTAGGGATGATGTTGCTACTCATTTCAGGGATGTTCGATCTTTCCGTTGGCTCCATTGTCGCTTTTTCGGGCGGACTGGCCGCGCATCTGATGTTTCACTACAATGTGCCGGTACCGGTTGCTTTGGTTGCAGGGCTGGGTAGTGCGCTGCTGATCGGCTGGGTCAATGGCTATCTCATTGCCTACATGGGCATTAACCCGATGATCCAGACGTTGGCGATGATGGGTATCGTGCGGGGCGGGGCGTTGCTGGTAGCGGGCGCGGGCATCCAGAACCTGCCTTACTGGTTCAATGCCATTGGTCAGTCGAAGTTGCTGGGCATTCAGATGCCGGTTTGGTATATGTTGCTCACAGTCGTTGTCTTTACGGTTTTGGTCAATAAAACGGTGTTTTTCAGGCGGTACTACTACATTGGCGGTAACGAAAAAGCAGCCGATCTTTCCGGGATCAGGGTAAAACGGATGAAAATGTATGCATTCGTGCTTTCGGCTTTGCTGGCAGGTATTGCGGGAATTTTGTTATCGTCACGTCTCGGCGCCGCTATGTCCACACTTGGACGCGGACTGGAATTGAGGGTGATTACGGCGGTTATTCTCGGGGGCGCGAGCCTTACCGGTGGGGTAGGGAAAATTCCCGGGGCATTGCTGGGCGCGCTTTTTACAGGGGTGATCGCGAATATTATGGTCATCGCCAGAATATCAGGGCTATGGCAGGAAATTATCATGGGCGTTATCCTGATACTGGCCGTTTTACTGGATTTATATGTACAAAAAAGGAGCCGCGCATGA